Proteins found in one Canis lupus baileyi chromosome 26, mCanLup2.hap1, whole genome shotgun sequence genomic segment:
- the NRSN2 gene encoding neurensin-2, producing the protein MPDCDRSCSCSRGPNVEDGKWYGVRSYLHLFYEDCAGTALSDDPEGPPILCPRRPWPSLCWKISLSSGTLLLLLGVAALTTGYAVPPKLEGIGEGEFLVLDQRAADYNQALGTCRLAGTALCVAAGILLAICLFWAVTGWLSQDMKAEPLDPDADGHVEIFGDEPEQQLSPIFRDANGQCWFSPPASPFGQSSVQTIQPKRDS; encoded by the exons ATGCCAGACTGTGACCGTTCCTGCAGCTGTAGCCGCGGCCCCAATGTGGAAGATGGCAAATGGTATGGGGTCCGCTCCTACCTGCATCTCTTCTATGAAGACTGTGCAGGTACAGCCCTCAGCGATGACCCTGAGGGGCCTCCTATTCTGTGTCCCCGCCGACCCTGGCCCTCACTGTGCTGGAAG ATCAGTCTGTCTTcggggaccctgcttctgctGCTGGGTGTGGCAGCCCTGACCACCGGCTATGCAGTACCCCCCAAGCTGGAGGGCATCGGAGAGGGGGAGTTCCTGGTGTTGGATCAGCGGGCAGCCGATTACAACCAGGCTCTGGGCACCTGCCGCTTGGCAGGCACAGCACTCTGTGTGGCGGCTGGGATCCTGCTGGCCATTTGCCTCTTCTGGGCCGTGACTGGCTGGCTGAGCCAGGACATGAAGGCAGAACCCTTGGACCCCGACGCTGATGGCCACGTGGAGATCTTCGGGGATGAGCCAGAACAGCAGCTGTCGCCCATCTTCCGAGACGCCAATGGCCAGTGTTGGTTCTCACCACCTGCCAGCCCCTTTGGGCAATCGTCTGTGCAGACCATCCAGCCCAAGCGGGACTCTTGA
- the SOX12 gene encoding transcription factor SOX-12, with the protein MVQQRGARAKRDGGPPPPGPGPAEEGAREPGWCKTPSGHIKRPMNAFMVWSQHERRKIMDQWPDMHNAEISKRLGRRWQLLQDSEKIPFVREAERLRLKHMADYPDYKYRPRKKSKGAPAKARPRPPGGGGGGGGGGSRLKPGPQLPGRGGRRAAGGPLGVGAAAPEDDDEDDDEELLEVRLVETPGRELWRMVPAGRAARGPAERAQGPSGEGAAVTASSPTPSEDEEPEEEEEEAAAAEEGEEETVASGEEPLGFLSRLPPGPAGLDCSALDRDPDLPPPSGTSHFEFPDYCTPEVTEMIAGDWRPSSIADLVFTY; encoded by the coding sequence ATGGTGCAGCAGCGGGGCGCGAGGGCCAAGCGGGACGGcggcccgccgccgccggggcccgGGCCGGCCGAGGAGGGGGCGCGTGAGCCCGGCTGGTGCAAGACGCCGAGCGGCCACATTAAGAGACCGATGAACGCGTTCATGGTGTGGTCGCAGCACGAGCGGCGGAAGATCATGGACCAGTGGCCCGACATGCACAACGCCGAGATCTCCAAGCGCCTGGGCCGCCGCTGGCAGCTGCTGCAGGACTCGGAGAAGATCCCGTTTGTGCGGGAGGCGGAGCGGCTGCGCCTCAAGCACATGGCGGATTACCCGGACTACAAGTACCGGCCGCGCAAAAAGAGCAAGGGGGCGCCCGCCAaggcgcggccccgcccccccggcggtggcggtggcggtggcggcggcggcagccgGCTCAAGCCCGGGCCGCAGCtgccgggccgcgggggccgccgaGCAGCGGGCGGGCCTTTGGGGGTCGGCGCGGCGGCGCCCGAGGACGACGACGAGGACGACGACGAGGAGCTGCTGGAAGTGCGCCTGGTCGAGACCCCCGGGAGGGAGCTGTGGAGgatggtcccggcggggcgggctGCCCGGGGACCCGCGGAGCGCGCCCAGGGGCCGTCGGGCGAGGGGGCGGCTGTCACCGCCTCCTCCCCCACTCCGTCGGAGGACGAGGAGccggaggaagaggaggaggaggcggcggcggcggaggaagGCGAAGAGGAGACGGTGGCGTCGGGGGAGGAGCCGCTGGGCTTTCTGTCCAGactgccccccggccccgccggccTGGACTGCAGCGCCCTGGACCGCGACCCGGACCTGCCGCCCCCCTCGGGCACGTCGCATTTCGAGTTCCCGGACTACTGCACCCCCGAGGTTACCGAGATGATCGCGGGGGATTGGCGCCCGTCTAGCATCGCCGACCTGGTTTTCACCTACTGA